The genome window CGCGTCGGTGGCCAGCAGTTCCCCGAGCAGGTCCCACTGACGGCGCTCGATGCATTCCTCGATCCACACCGGCAACCACAGGTCGAGGTAGTCGGCGATCTCGTGGTGCACCTGCTCGGGACGGGCGCCCCAGTCGGTGAGGTAGAAGACGGTGTGGGCGATGTCGTAGGCCACGTGGTGGTCGACCGTCCACGGTTCAGGAACCCCGCCCAGCAACGTCGCCCGCACAGCATCGTCGACGCCGGCAACGGCCAGCCCGAGCCGTTGCTCGGCGAGGGCGATCCCCAGCCTGCGATACGGCAGTGTCTCCGCCGTCGAACAGCCACGCAGCGTCCGCAGAACTCGCAGGGTGTCTTCGAGCCCAGGATGGCGGTAGCCGCGCTCGTGGAAGTGGACGTAGACCTCCATGCACGCCGAGGTCAGCGGCGCCTCGCGTTGCACGCGTTCCAGCATGTCGCCCGCGTCGAGCGCCTCGTACCAGGCGAAGTCCAGCAGGCTGCGGGCACTGGCGGCCTGCTGGGAGCCGGCGACCCCTTCCCGCAGCAGGACCGCGGCGGCCATCGCCAGCTCCCCCACCGGTTTGAACGCCTGCGCGGGATCGTCCTCGCCGGGGCGGGGGCGGAAGTGCTCGCGGTGGACGGCCAACCAGTCCCAGGCCCGTGCGCCGACCTGGTGCAGCAGTGCCGGTGAGCTCATCACGGCCTCGCCTCCAGGAGCAGTCGGGCGGCCTGCACGTGCAGCCGCACCCGTGCGTCGCCCGCCGCGCCGAAGTGCTCGACGAACTCCAGCCCCTTGGCCAGCCCCAGCGAAGCCGGAGCGCCTCCCAGAGCCGCCAGCCACCGGCCCGCCCCTGCTGCCTGCAACCAGTCCCCGCGGCGCACCGCGCGCGCGAAACCCCTTGCCAGATCCGGCACCCGCGCCGACGCCTGCGCGGCCAGCGCGCACTCCAGACCCGGCGTGGCCAGCGCGGCCACCTGCGCCAAGCGATGCGTCAGCGCAGGCCACGACACCGTTGGCACCCACGCGGACTCGGGTTCTCCCACCGGCGCGGCGAAAGCGCGCTCCCCGTCGGCCGCGTGCAGTGCCGCGCGCAGGCCCCAGTGCATCCACGCCACCGGCACCGACGCCCCCTCCGCAAGACCACACCGAGCCACCGCCCGCACGACGTCCAGGTCGGTGGCGCACGGAGCGAGGCCGAGGAAAGCCCGCGGGGCGAGCACATCGGCGCCCAGCACGCGCACCGCCCCCGCCATCACCGGACCCGGCACGCCCGCCTGTTCGAACACGCCGCCGTGGTGTCCGCCCCGCAGGACGGACACCACCGACAGCGCGCAGTTCTGGACCGCCTCAGCCAGACGGGCACCAGTGCTCGCGCGTTCCATCAACCACGCACCCGGTCACTTCTTCTTCGGACGCGGAAGAGGTGCGGAAACAATGAGGAGCCAGTTGGTGAGCGGGCTGTCCCGGAACTCCCCTCGCGGCTCGGCGGAGTCGACCAGCGCCTCCACCTCGGCGGCAACACCCTCGATCTCCGCTGACTTCACACGCTCGACACAGACGTTCATCCGGATCATCTCCTCACGATCTGACCGGTCGTGCACCGTGGAACACCACGCCCCGGGGCATCGGGCCCCGGAGACCCCCACAGCAGCCCGAAAACCCAGCACTCGCAACGGCAGCACCCCCATCCAGCGACCACCGGTCCCGCTGACGAGGGCGGCTCACACCACGTACGGACGAAGCGTTCGACGACGCGCGTGGATGAGGTCAGCGGGCGCAGGGGAAGACAGCCTCGGCATTGCCACGGTCGATCGCCCGCGCAGCAACACTTTCGCCGAACCTCAGTCGTGGACTCCCTTGGGGCCGTTCTTCGAGCTGTTGCACGGACCGCACAAGCCCTCGAGGTTGCGGATGTCGCTGTAGGCGTCCTTGGCGGACTGCGAGGTGATCTTCCCGCTCTCGTCCGGGGCGGCGGTGTCCTTGATCCAGGTCTTCCAGTCCCGGACGTGGTCGATGGTGATGTCCTGCTCCGGGAGGAACCTGTCGCACTGGCCCTGGCACTTGTAGTCGCCGCGGTCGTTGCGCTCCATCCGGTCGAGGACCTCGTCCTTGGTCCCGTCGTTGTAGCCGGGCCTGCTCCGCTCGTTCCACGTGCCGCGCTGGGACGGCTCCTGGGTGGGCGCGGGGCGGCTGCCACCGTGACGTGTGACCCGACCGCCGCTCTCCTCCTGGCGCCGGATGTTCTGCTCGCGCTGCCGGTCGCTGCGCCGCGGGCCCCCTCTGGTGTCGGCGGCGTGGTTCGAGTCTCCGTCGGCGTTGCGGCGCTTCTGCCCCCGCCCTCCGCCGCCACCGTCGCCGCCCGTGGCGCACGACGACCCCTGCGACACGAGACCGAGCGGGTCGCAGGCCACGAGCGGGTTCGGCACGTAGGCGACCGCGTTCGGCGCCGGCTCCAGCCCCAACGGGTCTGGGCTCAGGTACCGCGCGGTCACGGGGTCGTAGTAGCGGTAGACGTTGTAGTGCAGCCCGGTTTCGGCATCGTGGTGCTGGCCGGGGAAGCGCAGCGGCGTCGCGGCGGCCTCCGAGCCCGTGACCAGGCCCCACAGGGTGCAGCGTGCCCGCCGGACGACGCTGCCCCCGGCGTCGACCAGTTCGACCGGGCTGCCGACCTGGTCGGTCACCACACCGGTGAAACGAGCCCCGCCCGCGGGCGACTGCTCAAGTTGGGCGACCGGGTGGCCGTCGTCGGGGTGGTGCTCCCAGGTCAGCACGTGGGCACCGGTGCGCTGCTCGACCACGACCGTGCCGTCCCAGACGAAGTCGACCTGTTCGGCCACCGCCGGGACGGCCCCCGGCGCCTGGACGACCAGCCGCTGCTTGGCGATGCGCCGACCCAGCGGGTCGTAGCGGTAGGCCCACCACGTCCCGTCCGGGGTGACGACCGAGGTGAGCCGGTCGAGCGCGTTCCAGGTGAACCGCCACACGCGCTCGGCGCCCGCGGCGTCCCTGACCCGCCGCAGCACCAAGCGGCCCTGCGCGTCGTGCTCGTAGCTCACCGCACCGAGTCCGGCCAGCGCGTTGCCCTGGTACCGGTGCCGCACCAGCCCGCCGCCGGTGTCCGATGCGGTCAGGTTGCCGGTGCCGTCGTAGCGGTAGCTCTCCGAACGCCCGGGGGCGAGCACCTCGGTGACGCGGCCCGCGGCGTCGAGCTCGTAGCGCGTCGAGCCCGCTCCGCTGTCGTCGACGGCGGCGAGCGCGCCGTCGGGCCGGTAGCCGAACGAGCGCCGCACCACCTCGTTCCCGGCGGCGGTGACGGCCTGCCCGGTCAGGCGGCCCTCGGCGTCGTGGGTCTGGGTGAGCACCCACGCGTCGTCCACCTGCCTGCGGGTCTGGCGGCCGCGTTCGTCGTGGGTGAAAGCGACGTGGTGCCCGCCGAAGCGCAGCGCGGCGGGACGGCCGTCGTCGAAGGTCCACGAACTGTCCACACCGGACGGTGTGCGGCGGTGCACGCCGCCGCCGTCGTCGTAGCGGAACGCCACCGTGAGCCCGTTGACGGTGTGGGCGGTGACCCGCGACCGCTCATCCCGTTCGACGGTGATCGTGGCGTCGCCGTTGGCCGCCTCGACGAGCCGGCCGACCGGGTCGTAGGCGAACGTGGCGACCTCGGTGGGCGTGCGCCGCCACACCACGTTGCCCAGCACGTCGTAGCCGTACT of Saccharopolyspora erythraea contains these proteins:
- a CDS encoding DUF6895 family protein, with translation MSSPALLHQVGARAWDWLAVHREHFRPRPGEDDPAQAFKPVGELAMAAAVLLREGVAGSQQAASARSLLDFAWYEALDAGDMLERVQREAPLTSACMEVYVHFHERGYRHPGLEDTLRVLRTLRGCSTAETLPYRRLGIALAEQRLGLAVAGVDDAVRATLLGGVPEPWTVDHHVAYDIAHTVFYLTDWGARPEQVHHEIADYLDLWLPVWIEECIERRQWDLLGELLATDACLPQPALDAESWQHLAVAQTPDGALPVTGNVPTGDADDVFELVYHPTLVAAFAATLATSRALTALAANP